The following are encoded together in the Magnetospirillum gryphiswaldense MSR-1 v2 genome:
- a CDS encoding type I restriction endonuclease subunit R produces the protein MSLIDENMAEQAALDCFEELGYQRVFGPDIAPQGPQQERDNYKQVVLTDRLMTAMARINPHLPAPVLEDAARQVIYGNVAGLMQANRQLHTWLTDGVPVEVNRDGETLGDRVKLIDFANAENNEWAAINQFSVEGAKHTRRPDIVVFINGLPLAVIELKNPADENADIWAAFNQLQAYKEDIPDLFVFNEVLAISDYTLARAGSLSANEERFTAWRTIDGVKLDPLGEFQQLETMIRGLFRRDFFLEYLRHFVLFEDDGATKKIAGYHQFHAVRAVVDSVILASGPGGSRRGGVVWHTQGSGKSIEMTCLAGRLMTAPEMKNPTIVVVTDRNDLDGQLYETFAGAAALLRETPAQAQTRPDLRAKLGNRPSGGIIFTTIQKFSPFEDEDTFPVLSDRDNIIVICDEAHRSQYGFNARLAVTDGDNTAVRYGYAHYLREALPNATFVAFTGTPISSEDKDTRAVFGDYVHVYDIEQAVKDGATVPIYYESRLAKLDLKPEETPTIDDEVDELTEDDEDDTKAKFLRRWAALEKIVGAPPRVQKVAEDLIAHFEKRQAVMDGKAMVVAMSREICVHLYNAIIALRPEWHDEDPEKGAVKVVMTGSAADKSLLKPHIYPKEVKKRLEKRFKDPADPLKLVIVRDMWLTGFDAPCVHTMYVDKPMRGHNLMQAIARVNRVFRDKNGGLVVDYIGIASELKQALVEYTNSKGKGRPTIRAEEALEILQEKMATLQAMMHGFDYSAFRSKALHLLAGAINHVLGQDDGKKRFADLVLSASKAFALCCTLDDALEYRDELAFFQAIKTALTKHSSQDKKLSDEAKEHALRQIISGALISDDVIDIFAAAGLNKPNIGILTEEFLDDVRHMEHRNLAVELLERLLKDDIKSRFATNVVQNQKFSELLQASLTRYRNRAIETAQVIEELIQMAKEFNEAARKGESLGLSMEELAFYDALETNEASVRELGDDILKEIARQLTDFLRANLSVDWSVRETVRAKMRGRIKIILRRYKYPPDLEARAIELVLKQAEAISETWMA, from the coding sequence TACATGGCTGACCGATGGCGTGCCGGTCGAGGTCAACCGCGATGGCGAAACCTTGGGCGACCGGGTGAAGCTGATTGACTTCGCCAATGCCGAGAACAACGAATGGGCTGCCATCAACCAATTTTCGGTGGAAGGGGCCAAGCACACCCGACGCCCCGATATCGTGGTCTTCATCAACGGCTTGCCCTTGGCCGTGATCGAGTTGAAGAACCCCGCCGATGAAAACGCCGACATCTGGGCTGCCTTCAACCAGTTGCAAGCATACAAGGAAGACATCCCCGACCTGTTCGTGTTCAACGAAGTGTTGGCGATCTCCGATTACACCCTGGCCCGTGCCGGGTCATTGTCGGCCAATGAGGAACGCTTCACCGCGTGGCGAACAATCGATGGTGTGAAGCTCGACCCGCTGGGTGAATTCCAGCAACTGGAAACCATGATCCGGGGGCTGTTCCGCCGGGACTTCTTCCTGGAATACCTGCGGCATTTCGTGCTGTTCGAGGATGATGGGGCCACCAAGAAGATTGCCGGTTATCACCAATTCCATGCCGTGCGGGCGGTGGTGGACAGCGTGATTCTGGCCAGCGGCCCCGGTGGCTCCCGCCGTGGCGGCGTGGTTTGGCATACCCAAGGGTCGGGCAAGAGCATCGAGATGACCTGCTTGGCGGGCCGCTTGATGACAGCCCCCGAGATGAAAAACCCGACCATCGTCGTCGTCACCGACCGCAACGACCTGGATGGGCAATTGTATGAAACCTTCGCCGGGGCGGCGGCCCTGTTGCGTGAAACGCCCGCACAGGCCCAAACTCGCCCGGATTTGCGGGCCAAGCTGGGCAACCGTCCTTCCGGCGGAATCATCTTCACCACCATCCAGAAATTTTCGCCCTTCGAGGATGAGGACACCTTCCCGGTGTTGTCCGACCGCGACAACATCATCGTCATCTGTGATGAAGCCCACCGGTCCCAATATGGCTTCAATGCCCGTTTGGCGGTGACGGACGGGGACAACACGGCGGTTCGGTATGGCTATGCCCATTACCTGCGGGAAGCTTTGCCCAACGCCACCTTCGTGGCCTTCACTGGCACGCCGATCTCTTCGGAAGACAAGGACACGCGGGCGGTTTTCGGTGATTACGTCCACGTCTACGACATCGAGCAGGCGGTCAAGGATGGGGCCACGGTGCCCATCTATTACGAAAGCCGCCTCGCCAAGCTGGATCTGAAGCCGGAAGAAACGCCCACCATTGATGATGAGGTGGACGAGCTTACGGAGGATGACGAGGACGACACCAAGGCCAAATTCCTTCGCCGTTGGGCCGCCCTGGAAAAAATCGTCGGTGCCCCGCCCCGTGTGCAGAAGGTGGCGGAAGACCTTATCGCCCATTTCGAGAAGCGGCAGGCGGTGATGGACGGCAAGGCCATGGTGGTCGCCATGAGTCGTGAAATTTGCGTCCACCTTTATAACGCCATTATCGCCTTGCGGCCCGAATGGCATGACGAAGACCCCGAGAAGGGGGCGGTCAAGGTGGTGATGACCGGTTCTGCTGCGGATAAGTCATTGCTGAAGCCGCACATCTACCCGAAGGAGGTCAAGAAACGCCTGGAAAAGCGATTCAAAGACCCCGCTGACCCGCTGAAGCTGGTCATTGTTCGGGACATGTGGCTGACCGGCTTCGACGCCCCGTGCGTCCACACCATGTATGTGGACAAGCCCATGCGGGGCCACAACCTCATGCAGGCCATCGCACGGGTCAACCGCGTGTTTCGGGACAAGAACGGCGGTTTGGTGGTCGATTACATCGGTATCGCCAGCGAACTGAAGCAAGCCCTGGTGGAATACACCAATTCCAAGGGCAAGGGCCGCCCCACCATCCGGGCGGAAGAGGCGTTGGAGATCCTGCAGGAGAAGATGGCGACCCTGCAGGCCATGATGCACGGTTTTGATTATTCTGCCTTCCGCAGCAAAGCCCTTCACCTGTTAGCCGGTGCCATCAATCACGTCCTCGGCCAGGACGACGGTAAAAAACGTTTTGCCGATCTGGTGTTGTCGGCCAGCAAGGCATTCGCCCTATGCTGCACCCTGGATGATGCCCTGGAATACCGCGACGAACTGGCATTTTTCCAGGCCATCAAAACGGCCCTGACCAAGCACAGCAGCCAGGACAAGAAGCTTTCTGATGAGGCGAAGGAACACGCCTTACGGCAGATCATTTCCGGTGCCTTGATCTCCGATGATGTGATCGACATCTTCGCCGCCGCCGGTCTGAACAAGCCCAACATCGGCATTCTGACCGAAGAATTCCTGGATGATGTCCGTCACATGGAACACCGCAATCTGGCGGTGGAATTGCTGGAAAGGCTGCTCAAGGACGACATCAAAAGCCGCTTCGCCACCAACGTGGTGCAGAACCAAAAGTTTTCCGAACTTCTGCAGGCATCATTGACCCGCTACCGCAACCGGGCCATTGAGACCGCCCAGGTCATCGAGGAATTGATCCAGATGGCGAAGGAGTTCAACGAGGCCGCCCGTAAGGGTGAAAGCCTTGGGTTAAGCATGGAGGAACTGGCCTTCTACGACGCCTTGGAAACCAACGAGGCGTCGGTGCGGGAACTGGGCGACGACATCTTGAAGGAAATTGCCCGCCAATTGACGGATTTCCTGCGGGCCAACCTATCCGTGGACTGGTCGGTGCGTGAAACCGTGCGGGCCAAAATGCGTGGCCGGATCAAAATTATTCTACGGCGATACAAATACCCGCCTGACCTTGAGGCCCGTGCCATTGAACTGGTGCTGAAGCAGGCCGAAGCCATTTCGGAAACCTGGATGGCGTGA
- a CDS encoding DUF6626 family protein: protein MIYETKNLYDQIFQFVRANGLCRSKAEFSRCFLGRSRTYWNAICRVGLLPSPDAGQTLILALSNRKDGPGLGDATREALATMIWQVEADILERQGGAQ from the coding sequence ATGATTTACGAAACCAAGAATTTATACGATCAGATATTTCAATTTGTCAGAGCCAATGGCCTATGCCGCAGCAAGGCGGAATTCAGCCGCTGCTTCCTCGGAAGGAGCCGCACCTATTGGAATGCCATATGTCGTGTTGGCCTGCTCCCTTCCCCGGATGCGGGCCAAACCCTAATCCTTGCCCTTTCCAACCGTAAAGACGGCCCTGGCCTTGGCGATGCCACCAGGGAAGCCCTTGCCACCATGATATGGCAGGTTGAGGCAGACATCCTTGAACGCCAAGGAGGTGCCCAATGA
- a CDS encoding DUF6626 family protein, whose protein sequence is MSRTDQYCDKLKDAGLVQSEADLGRLMGMGPSYVSCQKAKGNEPSVEAMATLAFNLDAELQELEDTIRHGTDLTADRLVAASIIYEVKNEIFARLKAKCRGGRHV, encoded by the coding sequence ATGAGCCGAACTGACCAATATTGCGACAAGCTGAAGGATGCCGGTCTGGTTCAATCCGAAGCCGATTTGGGCCGGTTGATGGGGATGGGGCCGTCCTACGTCTCCTGCCAAAAGGCCAAAGGGAATGAACCTTCCGTGGAAGCTATGGCGACGCTCGCGTTCAACCTGGATGCGGAGCTTCAAGAACTTGAGGATACCATCCGTCATGGCACTGATCTCACCGCCGACCGTTTGGTGGCGGCATCCATCATCTACGAGGTGAAGAACGAAATCTTCGCCCGATTGAAGGCCAAGTGCCGGGGAGGTCGCCATGTCTAA
- a CDS encoding IS630 family transposase (programmed frameshift): MTWRSGQSYSQDLRDRVLAAVDSGMSAYEVAPLFRVSVSYIYKAQGRRRATGETTVKPRPGRPGQKLAAHLEALQAQIKVEPDATLAELRAWVLAELGVSISVGGLWNTLERLDLSPEKKSAHAAEQERPDVAEGRIAWRAEQPALDPTRLVFLDETGASTNMTRRYGRAPRGQRLLAAVPHGHWKMTTFVGALRHDGISAPFVIDKAMNGAIFLAYVEQVLAPTLRPGDIVVMDNLPAHKVAGVKQLIEARGATLRYLPPYSPDLNPIELAFAKLKSLLRKAQARTINTLWDVIGKLIDLFPPEECANFFAHDGYGRSM; this comes from the exons ATGACGTGGCGCTCAGGGCAGTCCTATTCTCAGGACTTGCGCGATAGAGTTTTGGCGGCTGTGGACAGCGGCATGAGCGCCTACGAGGTGGCGCCGCTGTTCCGGGTGAGCGTTTCGTACATCTACAAGGCCCAAGGCCGCCGCCGGGCCACCGGCGAGACGACGGTGAAGCCACGGCCTGGGCGGCCAGGACAGAAGCTGGCGGCTCACCTTGAGGCGTTGCAGGCGCAGATCAAGGTCGAGCCCGATGCCACGCTGGCTGAGTTGCGCGCCTGGGTTCTGGCCGAATTGGGCGTGTCGATCAGCGTCGGCGGCCTGTGGAACACGCTTGAGCGGCTCGACCTCAGTC CTGAAAAAAAGAGTGCGCATGCTGCCGAGCAGGAACGTCCCGACGTAGCCGAAGGACGCATCGCCTGGCGAGCCGAGCAGCCGGCGCTGGACCCAACCCGCTTGGTCTTCCTTGATGAAACCGGGGCATCGACCAACATGACCCGGCGCTACGGACGGGCGCCGCGCGGTCAGCGGCTGCTGGCTGCGGTGCCGCACGGTCATTGGAAAATGACCACCTTCGTCGGGGCGCTCCGGCATGACGGAATCTCCGCCCCCTTCGTCATCGACAAGGCGATGAATGGCGCGATCTTCCTGGCCTATGTCGAGCAGGTCCTGGCTCCGACCTTGCGGCCCGGCGACATCGTCGTAATGGACAATCTGCCCGCCCACAAGGTGGCAGGGGTCAAGCAACTCATCGAAGCCCGAGGGGCCACCCTGCGGTATCTGCCGCCCTACTCCCCAGACCTCAATCCCATCGAGCTCGCCTTCGCCAAGCTCAAGAGCCTGCTGCGAAAGGCGCAAGCCCGCACCATCAACACCTTATGGGACGTGATCGGAAAACTCATCGACCTGTTTCCGCCCGAGGAATGCGCCAATTTCTTCGCCCACGACGGATATGGACGCTCGATGTGA
- a CDS encoding DUF7220 family protein produces the protein MRQSRRMSLTEAIANVVIGYILAVATQVAVFPLFGIRIAISDDLAIGGIFALVSLLRGFVLRRVFERLR, from the coding sequence ATGCGCCAAAGCCGCCGCATGTCGTTGACCGAGGCCATCGCCAACGTGGTCATCGGCTACATTCTGGCGGTGGCGACGCAGGTGGCGGTGTTCCCGCTGTTCGGCATCCGCATCGCCATCTCGGACGATTTGGCCATCGGCGGGATTTTCGCCCTGGTGTCCCTGCTGCGCGGCTTCGTCTTGCGGCGGGTCTTCGAGCGGTTGCGGTGA
- a CDS encoding DUF6900 domain-containing protein, giving the protein MKTRDEALANIAATILDLETLETRNSDRLDFHELSVWGIKAALEAAYAAGRAGAQLTNGGEAAGREAK; this is encoded by the coding sequence ATGAAAACCCGCGACGAAGCCCTGGCGAACATCGCTGCCACCATCCTGGACCTGGAAACCTTGGAGACCCGGAACAGCGACCGCCTCGACTTCCACGAGCTTTCGGTCTGGGGCATCAAGGCCGCCCTGGAAGCCGCCTACGCCGCTGGGCGCGCAGGCGCCCAATTGACCAATGGCGGCGAAGCCGCCGGGCGGGAGGCGAAATGA
- a CDS encoding type II toxin-antitoxin system Phd/YefM family antitoxin translates to MKLTEQVKPISYLKAHAPEVIRDLAEHQRPMVITLHGEAKAVLQDIASFEETQETLALLKVLALTGKSVAEGKIEPAADAFTRIRARLKS, encoded by the coding sequence ATGAAGCTCACCGAGCAGGTCAAGCCCATCAGCTATCTCAAGGCGCACGCGCCCGAGGTGATTCGCGATCTCGCCGAGCACCAGCGGCCGATGGTCATCACCCTGCACGGTGAGGCGAAGGCTGTCCTGCAGGATATAGCCAGTTTCGAGGAGACGCAGGAGACCCTGGCTCTTCTCAAGGTCCTGGCACTGACCGGCAAGTCCGTCGCCGAGGGCAAGATCGAGCCGGCGGCCGACGCCTTCACCCGTATCCGTGCCCGCCTGAAAAGCTGA
- a CDS encoding type II toxin-antitoxin system RelE/ParE family toxin encodes MTFEVLLSEDAVRDIEDIYRYIAEYDAVENADRVLVALESICSGLGTMPERGNVPKELRSLGMSEFREAHYKPYRVIYRISGQQVVVYCVVDGRRDMQSFLQRRLLR; translated from the coding sequence ATGACGTTCGAGGTGTTGCTGTCCGAGGACGCCGTGCGCGACATTGAGGACATCTATCGCTATATCGCCGAATACGATGCCGTCGAGAACGCCGACCGTGTCCTGGTGGCGCTGGAGAGTATCTGCTCGGGCCTGGGGACCATGCCCGAGCGCGGCAATGTGCCGAAGGAACTCCGCTCCCTCGGCATGTCCGAGTTCCGCGAAGCCCATTACAAGCCGTACCGGGTGATCTATCGGATCAGCGGGCAGCAGGTGGTGGTCTACTGCGTCGTCGATGGGCGCCGGGACATGCAGAGCTTCTTGCAACGCCGTCTCCTCCGCTGA
- a CDS encoding group I intron-associated PD-(D/E)XK endonuclease has protein sequence MSRELELGKAAEHLACADLLLGGWTAYTTDQGLPYDVVVDVGNQLVRVQVKSTFCPKNPQPSNRSTPAYFFNIRRAGKGGKRTYGESEFDVYALVALDRRAVAYFAVIDLPTSCVVLRIPGAHYGFSTKQFRTFEGATFEHALDRLQPASTATG, from the coding sequence GTGAGCCGCGAACTGGAGCTCGGCAAGGCGGCGGAACACCTCGCTTGCGCCGATCTTCTGCTGGGCGGTTGGACGGCGTATACGACGGATCAGGGACTGCCCTATGACGTGGTCGTCGATGTTGGCAATCAACTGGTGCGCGTCCAGGTAAAATCGACGTTTTGCCCCAAGAATCCACAGCCAAGCAACAGAAGCACGCCTGCCTATTTCTTCAATATCCGCCGAGCAGGAAAGGGCGGAAAGCGCACCTACGGGGAAAGCGAATTCGATGTATACGCACTTGTCGCCCTGGATCGTCGTGCCGTGGCGTATTTCGCCGTGATCGACCTTCCGACCAGTTGCGTGGTCCTGCGCATCCCCGGCGCCCATTATGGGTTCAGCACCAAACAGTTCCGGACGTTCGAGGGTGCCACGTTCGAGCATGCGTTGGACCGCCTCCAACCGGCGTCCACGGCAACCGGTTAA
- a CDS encoding site-specific DNA-methyltransferase, translating into MLVEAIEKWPLDRLLPYAANARTHSESQVAQLAGSIVEFGFNVPVLVDERGVLIAGHGRLLAARHLGLTEVPVIRLGHLTDAQARAYRLADNQLALNAGWDDELLAAELSRLQEEGFSLDLIGFSDEDLDRLMADAEAEGDGAGETDEDDIPEPPADPVTRPGDLWILGRHRLLCGDSTVLADVEKVLGGTAADMCFTDSPYNVDYGAPGKGGKGRRILNDALGGGFRQFLYDVCVNILSVTKGAVYMCMSSSELHTLQSAFLEAGGHWSTFIIWAKNTFTLGRSDYQRQYEPILYGWKEGGGHYWCEARDQGDVWSINKPARNDLHPTMKPVELVERAVANSSREGEIVLDPFGGSGTTLIACERTGRQARLLELDPKYVDVIVLRWQEETGKAAVLDGDGRPFSELASERTAVT; encoded by the coding sequence ATGCTGGTTGAAGCGATCGAGAAATGGCCGCTCGACCGGCTGCTGCCCTATGCCGCCAATGCCCGGACCCATTCAGAATCCCAGGTGGCGCAGCTGGCCGGCAGCATCGTCGAATTCGGCTTCAACGTACCGGTTCTGGTCGACGAGCGCGGCGTGCTGATCGCCGGCCATGGCCGGCTGCTGGCCGCCCGTCATCTCGGGCTGACCGAGGTGCCGGTGATCCGGCTCGGTCACCTGACCGATGCCCAGGCCCGCGCCTACCGCCTCGCCGACAACCAACTGGCGCTGAACGCCGGCTGGGACGACGAACTTCTCGCCGCCGAACTGTCCCGCCTCCAGGAGGAAGGCTTCAGCCTCGACCTGATCGGCTTTTCGGATGAAGACCTGGACCGGCTGATGGCCGACGCGGAAGCCGAGGGCGACGGTGCCGGCGAGACCGACGAAGACGACATTCCCGAACCGCCCGCCGATCCGGTGACGCGGCCGGGCGATCTGTGGATCCTGGGCAGGCACCGCCTGCTGTGCGGCGACAGCACCGTCCTGGCCGATGTGGAGAAGGTGCTGGGCGGCACCGCCGCCGACATGTGCTTCACCGACAGCCCGTACAACGTCGACTATGGCGCACCGGGCAAGGGAGGCAAAGGCCGTCGCATCCTCAACGATGCCCTGGGCGGTGGATTCAGGCAGTTCCTCTATGACGTCTGCGTCAACATCCTGAGCGTGACCAAGGGCGCGGTCTACATGTGCATGTCGTCGTCGGAGCTGCACACCCTACAGAGCGCGTTCCTGGAGGCCGGCGGGCACTGGTCGACGTTCATCATCTGGGCCAAGAACACCTTCACCCTGGGCCGCTCCGACTACCAACGTCAGTACGAGCCGATCCTGTACGGCTGGAAGGAAGGCGGCGGCCATTACTGGTGCGAGGCCCGCGACCAAGGGGATGTCTGGTCGATCAACAAGCCGGCCCGGAACGACCTCCATCCGACCATGAAGCCGGTGGAACTGGTGGAACGGGCCGTCGCCAATTCATCGCGGGAGGGCGAAATTGTCCTCGACCCGTTCGGCGGCTCCGGCACCACCCTGATCGCCTGCGAGCGCACTGGGCGGCAGGCGCGGCTGCTGGAACTCGATCCCAAATACGTCGATGTCATCGTCCTGCGCTGGCAGGAGGAGACGGGCAAGGCTGCCGTTCTGGATGGCGACGGGAGGCCATTTTCCGAATTGGCCAGCGAACGCACAGCGGTAACGTGA
- a CDS encoding site-specific DNA-methyltransferase, translated as MPHPLPDTVEHWPLDRLRPYDRNARTHSDGQVAQIAASIVEFGFTNPILADGQGNVIAGHGRLAAAKQLGLDTVPVLVLDHLTEAQRRAYVLADNKLALNAGWDEELLAAELHALNGDGFDLGLTGFSDEELADLMAPLDDDPDEDAAGGGDDDDATPEPPRDPVSRPRDLWHFGNHRLLCGDSTDAAAVAMLMVGENAALVFTSPPYGQQRDYASGGIGDWDRLMAGVFAALPVKPDAQVLVNLGLIHREGEWVPYWRGWLDAMRESGWRRFGLYVWDQGPGLPGDWGGRLAPAFELVFHFNKVSRKPNKIVPCAHAGETLGGGGLRAADGTVSRKTGHGNAIQDHRIPDSVLRVTRHKGAIEGDGSHPAVFPVALPEFVINTYTDAGEILFEPFSGSGSTIIAGQRTGRLVRAMELAPAYVDVAILRWQALFPEIPVTLADGRPFAAVMAERGVDHAG; from the coding sequence ATGCCCCATCCGCTTCCCGACACGGTCGAGCATTGGCCGCTCGACCGGCTGCGCCCCTATGACCGCAATGCGCGGACCCATTCGGACGGCCAGGTCGCCCAGATCGCCGCCAGCATCGTCGAGTTCGGCTTCACCAATCCCATCCTCGCCGACGGCCAGGGCAACGTCATCGCCGGCCACGGACGGCTGGCGGCGGCGAAGCAGCTTGGCCTCGACACTGTGCCGGTGCTGGTGCTCGACCACCTGACCGAGGCCCAACGCCGCGCCTATGTGCTGGCCGACAACAAGCTGGCCCTCAATGCCGGCTGGGACGAGGAACTGCTGGCGGCGGAACTGCATGCGCTCAACGGCGACGGCTTCGACCTTGGGCTGACCGGCTTCTCCGACGAGGAACTGGCCGACCTGATGGCCCCGCTCGACGACGATCCGGACGAGGATGCGGCCGGCGGCGGGGATGACGATGATGCCACCCCCGAGCCGCCCCGCGATCCGGTGTCGCGGCCCAGAGACCTCTGGCATTTCGGCAATCACCGCCTGCTGTGCGGCGATTCCACCGACGCGGCGGCTGTCGCCATGCTGATGGTGGGCGAGAATGCGGCGCTGGTGTTCACCTCGCCGCCCTACGGCCAGCAGCGGGATTACGCCTCGGGCGGCATTGGCGATTGGGACCGGCTGATGGCGGGCGTGTTCGCCGCCCTGCCGGTAAAGCCCGACGCCCAGGTGCTGGTCAATCTCGGCCTGATCCACCGCGAGGGGGAATGGGTGCCGTACTGGCGCGGCTGGCTCGACGCGATGCGCGAGTCCGGCTGGCGGCGGTTCGGCCTGTATGTCTGGGACCAGGGGCCGGGGCTGCCGGGCGACTGGGGCGGACGACTCGCCCCCGCCTTCGAACTGGTCTTCCACTTCAACAAGGTCTCGCGCAAGCCCAACAAGATCGTTCCCTGCGCCCATGCCGGCGAGACGCTGGGCGGCGGTGGCCTGCGGGCCGCCGACGGCACGGTGTCGAGGAAGACCGGCCACGGCAATGCTATCCAAGACCACCGCATTCCCGACAGCGTGCTGCGGGTGACCCGCCACAAGGGCGCCATCGAGGGGGACGGCAGCCACCCCGCGGTGTTCCCGGTGGCGCTGCCGGAATTCGTCATCAACACCTACACCGATGCCGGGGAAATCCTGTTCGAGCCGTTCTCCGGGTCGGGCAGCACCATCATTGCCGGCCAGCGCACCGGTCGGTTGGTCCGCGCCATGGAACTGGCCCCGGCCTATGTCGACGTGGCGATCCTGCGCTGGCAGGCGCTGTTTCCCGAAATCCCGGTGACGCTTGCCGATGGCCGCCCGTTCGCGGCGGTCATGGCCGAGCGCGGAGTTGACCATGCTGGTTGA
- a CDS encoding DUF2924 domain-containing protein has protein sequence MSTAILTQVAALPTLATPRLKAMWRELTGTEPPPYNRTFLVKRLAYRIQELAFGGLSVKAERRLDDLVEELDGKKKPKPKDMTAPVVGTKLIREWQGVLHEVTALADGFEWQGRRYQSLSAVARAITGTRWNGPLFFGLRKHGALGGGR, from the coding sequence ATGAGCACTGCAATCCTCACCCAGGTGGCCGCGTTGCCCACCCTGGCGACGCCCAGGCTGAAGGCGATGTGGCGCGAGCTGACCGGCACCGAGCCGCCGCCCTACAACCGCACCTTCCTGGTCAAGCGCCTGGCCTATCGCATCCAGGAATTGGCCTTCGGCGGCCTGTCGGTCAAAGCCGAGCGCCGCCTCGACGATCTGGTCGAGGAATTGGACGGCAAGAAGAAGCCGAAGCCCAAGGATATGACAGCCCCCGTCGTCGGCACCAAGTTGATCCGGGAATGGCAGGGGGTGCTGCACGAGGTGACTGCGCTGGCTGATGGCTTCGAGTGGCAGGGGCGCCGCTACCAGAGCCTGTCGGCGGTCGCCCGCGCCATCACCGGCACCCGGTGGAATGGCCCCCTGTTTTTCGGCCTGCGCAAGCACGGCGCCTTGGGTGGTGGCCGATGA
- a CDS encoding recombinase family protein — protein MSAAAKPLRKVRCAIYTRKSSEEGLEMEFNSLDAQRESCAAYIASQKAEGWVPVPDHYDDGGFSGGNLDRPALKRLLADIESGLIDVVVVYKIDRLSRSLMDFSKLVEVFDRNAVTFVSVTQSFNTTTSMGRLTLNILLSFAQFEREVIGERIRDKFAASRRKGMWMGGVPPLGYDVVARKLVVNQPEADLVRHIFDRFLKIGSATLLVKELNAAGHRTKSWTTQGGQFREGAPFTKNFVYKLLENRVYLGEAVHKGEAHAGEHPAIIDRATWDKVEAVKTDNAPRKRANAVRSSTPAPLKGLIHCAHCGRAMTPSSTRKKGRLYRYYTCMKAIHSGHESCPVRSIAAGEIEAAVIGQVRALLRAPEIRARAERMAPTIPPADLHAALDRFEAVWDELFPAEQARIFQLLVEKVAIAPDGAEIRLRAEGLASVIADITAQAGDRSAA, from the coding sequence ATGAGCGCCGCCGCCAAGCCCCTGCGCAAAGTCCGCTGCGCCATCTATACCCGCAAATCCTCGGAAGAGGGGCTGGAGATGGAATTCAACAGTCTCGACGCCCAGCGGGAATCCTGCGCCGCCTACATCGCCAGCCAGAAGGCCGAGGGCTGGGTGCCGGTGCCCGACCATTACGATGACGGCGGTTTCTCCGGCGGCAATCTCGACCGTCCGGCCCTGAAGCGCCTTCTGGCCGACATCGAGTCCGGCCTGATCGACGTGGTGGTGGTCTACAAGATTGACCGCCTGTCGCGCTCGCTGATGGATTTCTCCAAGCTGGTCGAGGTGTTCGACCGCAACGCCGTCACCTTCGTCTCGGTGACGCAGTCGTTCAACACCACCACGTCCATGGGGCGCCTCACGCTCAACATCCTGCTGTCCTTCGCCCAGTTCGAGCGGGAAGTGATCGGCGAGCGCATTCGCGATAAATTCGCCGCCTCGCGCCGCAAGGGCATGTGGATGGGCGGCGTCCCGCCGCTCGGCTACGACGTGGTCGCCCGCAAGCTGGTGGTCAACCAGCCCGAGGCCGATCTGGTGCGCCACATCTTCGACCGTTTCCTCAAGATCGGCTCCGCCACCTTGCTGGTCAAGGAACTGAACGCAGCCGGTCACCGCACCAAGTCCTGGACCACCCAGGGCGGGCAGTTCCGCGAGGGCGCACCCTTCACCAAGAACTTCGTCTACAAGCTGCTGGAGAACCGGGTCTATCTCGGCGAGGCCGTCCACAAGGGCGAAGCCCATGCCGGGGAGCATCCCGCCATCATCGACCGCGCCACCTGGGACAAGGTGGAGGCGGTCAAGACCGACAACGCGCCCCGGAAGCGAGCCAATGCGGTGCGGTCCTCGACCCCGGCACCGCTGAAGGGGCTGATCCACTGCGCCCATTGCGGTCGGGCCATGACGCCGAGTTCGACCCGCAAGAAGGGCCGCCTGTACCGCTACTATACCTGCATGAAGGCGATCCATTCCGGCCATGAGTCCTGCCCGGTACGCAGCATCGCCGCCGGTGAGATCGAGGCCGCCGTCATCGGGCAGGTCCGCGCCCTGCTGCGCGCCCCCGAGATCCGGGCGCGGGCGGAGCGGATGGCGCCGACCATTCCGCCGGCCGACCTGCACGCGGCGCTCGACCGCTTCGAAGCGGTGTGGGACGAACTGTTCCCCGCCGAGCAAGCCCGCATTTTCCAGCTTCTGGTGGAAAAGGTGGCCATCGCCCCCGACGGAGCGGAAATCCGCCTGCGGGCCGAGGGGCTGGCCAGCGTCATCGCCGACATCACCGCCCAGGCCGGCGACAGGAGCGCGGCATGA